A single window of Flagellimonas maritima DNA harbors:
- a CDS encoding type II secretion system protein GspD, whose amino-acid sequence MKRSIIIIFLFLHTVIFSQYDTNRIQTIKNNLDLLAADYPAYNETLKLEINVSKVTLPDLLIAVARVHKLNLSVSNNISNINIVNNFTDVTVSDLLIFLCKEYDLTIDFTGSILSVKRYLPPPPEVVEKKFLVKSDPSTNMVSLDVDNIPLEQVFRKIMAVFGKNLLYANNLKERPLNIFLNNVSFDTAMEKVAELNGLAHSKSRDGFYLFSALDESTGNSGPRLFKKGIHYMVLDTVNKILNVDFNDSPIVEILDALSQDLKLDVYTATPLENAGKVTFNAKNIHFDDLLSYIFESKQTENIGLPLESGQRRGYLSNTSGTNEIPNSANPTYFTYKKENNIYFFGTVDQLSLRKVEIVQMMHRSVELMSDPQSYSGGYRSAGRTNTGNINYFGNGQGSNFQGGSQNLNNQRTINTRSNNGFENFRNGAEALVNILPDEIKSNLDVRVDFELNSFLVSGPAANIERFKNFIKKIDRPVPVVLIEVMIIEVKKSSIVETGISWGIGDESLETKGKLFPETDLTLGAKTVNKVIGGFDGFGSFNIGKVVPDFFATIKALEENGNIKIRSTPKLSTLNGHRANLSIGETTYYVITNQNFFGSQIPTTSEVRNYAPIDAELGVSIKPLVSGDGQVTLEINVVQSDFSGERIEEDAPPGLTSREFSSIIRMQNQDLAILGGLEEKIKNDSGSGVPLLARIPVLKWLFSKRKREDTKQKLTILIKPTVIY is encoded by the coding sequence ATGAAAAGATCTATAATTATAATATTTTTATTTCTCCATACTGTGATCTTCTCACAATATGATACTAATAGGATTCAGACTATAAAGAATAATCTGGATCTTTTGGCAGCTGATTATCCAGCCTATAACGAAACTTTAAAATTAGAGATAAATGTTTCAAAAGTGACACTGCCTGACTTATTGATTGCCGTTGCCAGAGTTCACAAATTAAACCTAAGTGTTTCCAACAATATCTCCAATATCAATATCGTCAACAATTTTACTGACGTCACTGTTTCAGATCTTCTTATTTTCCTCTGTAAGGAATATGACCTAACAATAGATTTTACTGGAAGTATTCTTTCCGTAAAGCGCTATCTGCCTCCCCCTCCAGAAGTGGTCGAAAAAAAGTTTTTAGTAAAATCGGACCCTTCCACGAATATGGTCAGCTTAGACGTTGATAATATTCCCCTTGAGCAGGTATTCCGGAAAATCATGGCAGTCTTCGGTAAGAACTTGTTATATGCCAACAATCTCAAAGAAAGGCCCTTGAACATTTTTCTGAATAATGTTTCCTTTGATACCGCTATGGAAAAAGTTGCTGAGCTTAATGGACTGGCCCATTCCAAGTCAAGGGACGGGTTTTATCTTTTTAGTGCTTTGGACGAATCAACGGGTAACTCTGGACCAAGACTATTTAAAAAAGGAATACATTATATGGTATTGGATACCGTAAATAAAATCCTTAACGTGGATTTCAATGATTCGCCTATTGTCGAGATTTTAGATGCTCTAAGTCAAGATTTGAAATTGGACGTTTATACCGCCACGCCCTTGGAAAATGCGGGCAAGGTAACTTTTAATGCAAAAAATATTCATTTTGACGATCTGCTGTCCTATATTTTCGAAAGCAAGCAAACTGAAAATATCGGCTTACCATTGGAAAGCGGTCAACGACGTGGCTACCTTAGTAACACTAGTGGCACTAATGAAATCCCAAACAGTGCCAATCCCACCTATTTTACATATAAAAAAGAAAACAATATTTACTTTTTTGGTACAGTAGACCAGTTGAGCCTACGGAAAGTTGAGATTGTTCAGATGATGCACCGATCCGTGGAATTGATGAGTGACCCCCAGTCTTATTCAGGAGGATATCGAAGTGCCGGAAGAACGAATACGGGGAACATAAATTATTTTGGGAATGGCCAAGGTTCTAATTTTCAGGGTGGATCCCAAAACCTTAATAATCAGAGAACGATAAATACAAGGAGCAACAATGGATTTGAAAATTTTCGGAACGGTGCTGAAGCTTTGGTCAACATTTTACCTGATGAAATCAAATCCAATCTCGACGTTAGGGTGGATTTTGAGCTCAATAGCTTCTTGGTAAGCGGTCCCGCAGCAAACATTGAACGTTTTAAAAATTTTATCAAAAAGATTGATAGACCTGTACCCGTAGTTTTAATCGAAGTGATGATTATTGAGGTGAAAAAATCATCTATTGTTGAAACAGGTATCAGTTGGGGCATTGGTGATGAATCTCTGGAAACCAAGGGTAAACTCTTTCCAGAAACAGACCTGACCCTTGGAGCCAAGACCGTGAACAAGGTCATTGGTGGTTTCGATGGATTTGGATCTTTCAATATTGGGAAGGTAGTACCTGATTTTTTCGCTACTATCAAAGCCTTGGAGGAAAATGGGAATATCAAGATTCGTTCTACTCCCAAACTATCTACACTCAATGGACATAGAGCTAACCTTTCCATAGGTGAAACTACATACTATGTGATAACCAATCAGAACTTTTTTGGGTCCCAGATACCTACAACTTCAGAAGTAAGGAATTATGCCCCGATCGATGCCGAGTTGGGAGTAAGTATAAAACCATTGGTTTCCGGTGATGGTCAAGTGACCCTTGAAATCAATGTGGTTCAATCGGATTTTAGTGGAGAGCGTATTGAAGAGGATGCTCCTCCAGGACTGACCTCAAGAGAGTTCAGTTCCATTATACGAATGCAAAACCAGGACTTGGCCATATTAGGGGGACTAGAGGAAAAGATAAAGAATGATTCTGGCAGTGGCGTTCCTCTTTTGGCCCGAATACCTGTTCTCAAGTGGCTTTTTAGTAAAAGGAAACGTGAGGATACCAAACAGAAACTCACGATATTGATCAAACCGACCGTTATCTATTAG
- a CDS encoding GspE/PulE family protein, producing the protein MQNNSYKIAPHLQQRISADQAFHYRIVPVGIEGDTLRLKTDSESLQELLTELNIVLNSHVLLEQCQTGEMQQYLTANYRQHAKTEISQLGYSKDFLKRILLEAKGIGSSDIHFEPYEDRCRVRLRMDGKLLEYYTIPIKDYPTMVNKIKIRANLDIAEKRLPQDGRISVNSNGQDFDIRVSSLPTLHGEKLVLRILSRDSAIVDLEELGMTSEDLVRYKNGIKKPNGIVLISGPTGSGKTTTLYATLKILNDGTSNILTIEDPIEYTLEGINQVQLKENIGLDFASSLRTFLRQDPDIIMVGEIRDVKTANMAIRAALTGHLVLSTIHTNSAWGTVSRLIDMGVPAFLIANTLNMSIAQRLVRKLCSCCKKKIKVNKDTFPADFSAPKNLKHHFVAKGCNDCYHTGYKGRKAIYEILAIDKDLEISIKENKLQIDSYLNHNDIPTLKTNAIDLVEHGITSIEEVYSLLSSR; encoded by the coding sequence ATGCAGAACAATTCCTATAAAATAGCGCCACATCTACAACAGCGTATTTCTGCTGATCAAGCCTTTCACTATAGAATCGTGCCGGTGGGTATCGAGGGGGATACACTTCGGCTTAAGACCGATAGTGAATCCTTACAGGAACTTTTGACCGAGCTTAACATTGTTCTGAATTCCCATGTTTTGTTAGAGCAATGCCAAACGGGAGAAATGCAGCAATATTTGACCGCAAACTACAGGCAACATGCAAAGACGGAAATATCCCAACTAGGATATTCGAAGGATTTTTTGAAAAGAATATTGCTTGAGGCCAAAGGTATAGGGAGCAGCGACATTCATTTTGAACCCTATGAGGACAGGTGTAGGGTTAGATTACGGATGGATGGCAAATTATTGGAATATTACACCATTCCTATTAAGGATTATCCTACCATGGTCAACAAAATAAAGATAAGGGCCAATCTGGACATTGCGGAGAAACGGTTGCCACAAGACGGGAGGATTAGTGTAAACTCCAATGGGCAAGATTTCGATATACGGGTTTCTTCATTACCAACATTACATGGTGAAAAATTGGTTTTGAGAATTTTGAGTCGGGATTCAGCAATTGTAGATCTGGAAGAACTTGGAATGACTTCCGAAGATTTAGTCCGATACAAGAATGGTATAAAGAAACCAAATGGCATCGTACTGATATCGGGGCCAACCGGTTCCGGTAAGACAACGACCTTGTACGCCACGCTAAAAATATTGAACGATGGCACTTCAAACATACTTACCATAGAGGATCCCATAGAGTACACTCTGGAAGGGATCAACCAAGTGCAATTGAAGGAGAACATCGGCCTTGATTTTGCCAGTTCGTTGCGTACTTTCTTAAGACAGGACCCAGATATTATTATGGTAGGCGAAATTAGGGACGTCAAAACTGCAAATATGGCCATCAGGGCCGCACTTACGGGTCATTTGGTGCTTTCCACCATACATACAAACTCGGCATGGGGTACTGTTTCCAGATTGATTGACATGGGGGTGCCAGCATTCTTGATCGCCAACACCCTTAATATGAGCATTGCCCAGCGTTTGGTTCGAAAACTGTGCAGTTGCTGTAAAAAGAAGATAAAAGTCAATAAAGATACTTTTCCGGCTGATTTTTCCGCTCCCAAAAATCTGAAGCACCATTTTGTTGCAAAAGGGTGCAATGATTGTTATCATACAGGATACAAAGGGCGAAAAGCCATTTACGAAATCCTTGCCATTGATAAGGATTTGGAGATATCTATAAAGGAAAACAAACTGCAAATAGATAGTTATTTAAATCATAATGATATCCCAACGCTAAAAACCAATGCGATTGATTTGGTTGAACATGGCATTACTTCCATTGAAGAGGTCTACTCCTTATTAAGTAGTCGATAA